In one Mycobacteriales bacterium genomic region, the following are encoded:
- a CDS encoding LLM class F420-dependent oxidoreductase, with translation MNIGVVFPQTELGGDVAAVRAYGQAVSGLGFTHILAFDHVLGADPTVHAPWTGPYDVATTFHEPFVMFGFLAAITQLELVTGVVILPQRQTALAAKQAAEVDLLTSGRFRFGVGIGWNPVEYEALGQRFDRRGRRLEEQVELLRALWTTPSLTFSGEFHRVTGAGLAPLPVQRPIPIWMGGNSSAAHRRIGRMADGWFPLIRPGADLDAALDTVRAAAVNAGRDPAAIGMEGQVIWDPDDVERFVRQVGKWSDAGATHLCVNTMGLGLASVDEHVVALEAVSSALGLH, from the coding sequence GTGAATATCGGTGTGGTGTTCCCGCAGACCGAGCTCGGCGGCGACGTGGCGGCTGTACGTGCCTACGGCCAGGCGGTATCCGGGCTGGGGTTCACGCACATTCTGGCCTTCGACCACGTGCTGGGAGCGGACCCGACGGTGCACGCACCGTGGACCGGGCCGTACGACGTGGCAACGACGTTCCACGAGCCCTTCGTGATGTTTGGCTTCCTCGCGGCGATCACCCAGCTTGAGCTCGTCACCGGCGTCGTGATCCTTCCGCAGCGGCAGACCGCACTGGCGGCGAAGCAGGCCGCCGAGGTGGATCTGCTCACGTCGGGTCGATTCCGTTTCGGCGTGGGGATCGGCTGGAACCCGGTCGAGTACGAAGCTCTCGGCCAGCGCTTCGACCGTCGCGGTCGACGTCTGGAGGAGCAGGTGGAGCTGCTTCGTGCGCTCTGGACGACCCCGTCGTTGACGTTCAGCGGTGAGTTCCACCGCGTCACGGGCGCCGGGCTGGCGCCCCTGCCCGTGCAGCGCCCGATTCCGATCTGGATGGGCGGCAACTCGTCTGCCGCGCACCGCCGGATCGGCCGTATGGCGGACGGTTGGTTCCCCCTCATTCGACCTGGCGCTGATCTCGACGCCGCTCTCGATACCGTCCGCGCGGCTGCCGTCAATGCCGGCCGGGACCCCGCTGCCATCGGCATGGAAGGCCAGGTCATCTGGGACCCAGATGACGTCGAGCGGTTCGTTCGCCAGGTCGGCAAGTGGAGCGACGCAGGCGCGACGCACCTCTGCGTGAACACGATGGGCCTCGGCCTTGCGTCGGTTGACGAGCACGTCGTGGCTCTCGAGGCCGTGTCGTCAGCGCTCGGTCTGCACTGA